A genomic region of Friedmanniella luteola contains the following coding sequences:
- a CDS encoding phosphotransferase family protein — MDLSHLGTPIRPVVRVHGGFANRVYRLDTDQGSFAVKELNLLDRRWTYHLEDVFRFERAAFDAGIPMPEPIAAGDRTLVHRWVEGEAVPEAPVSAGYAFEIGEILARLHALEVPWPSGSTEDPASQDWSELAERAVATGQPWAEDLAARVDTFVAIADLVDTCERPGPVVLTHGDVQPWNLLAREGRPVVLDWELSGLLDLSGELGSTALSLAKGPGFDDLEPAVFRAVLDGYVAGGGALPPPGPSWFVLMIGGWLGHTRWNILRCLTGVEVGTGPDLALSHASVRNGVRGLPDLFGRLPELQAVLL, encoded by the coding sequence GTGGACCTCTCGCACCTCGGCACACCCATCCGACCGGTGGTCCGCGTCCACGGCGGGTTCGCCAACCGGGTGTACCGGCTCGACACCGACCAGGGGTCGTTCGCGGTGAAGGAGCTGAACCTCCTGGACCGCCGCTGGACCTACCACCTCGAGGACGTGTTCAGGTTCGAGCGGGCGGCGTTCGACGCCGGCATTCCGATGCCCGAGCCCATCGCGGCCGGCGACCGCACGCTCGTCCACCGCTGGGTCGAGGGGGAGGCGGTGCCCGAGGCTCCGGTGTCGGCGGGGTACGCCTTCGAGATCGGTGAGATCCTCGCGCGCCTCCACGCCCTCGAGGTCCCGTGGCCCTCCGGGTCGACCGAGGACCCGGCGTCCCAGGACTGGTCCGAGCTCGCCGAGCGGGCGGTGGCGACCGGTCAGCCGTGGGCCGAGGACCTCGCCGCCCGGGTCGACACGTTCGTCGCGATCGCCGATCTCGTGGACACCTGCGAACGGCCGGGACCCGTCGTGCTGACCCACGGCGACGTCCAACCGTGGAACCTGCTCGCTCGGGAGGGTCGCCCGGTGGTTCTCGACTGGGAGCTCTCGGGACTGCTGGACCTGTCCGGTGAGCTGGGCTCGACGGCGCTGAGCCTCGCGAAGGGGCCCGGCTTCGACGACCTCGAGCCCGCCGTCTTCCGCGCGGTCCTGGACGGCTACGTCGCCGGCGGCGGAGCGCTGCCGCCGCCGGGTCCGAGCTGGTTCGTGCTCATGATCGGCGGCTGGCTGGGGCACACGCGCTGGAACATCCTCCGCTGCCTCACCGGGGTCGAGGTGGGCACCGGCCCCGACCTCGCGCTGTCGCACGCGTCCGTCCGCAACGGGGTGCGGGGCCTCCCCGACCTGTTCGGCCGACTCCCGGAGCTCCAGGCGGTCCTCCTGTGA
- a CDS encoding nuclear transport factor 2 family protein, translated as MAVHRTQDLMDRYFAAMGADEDFSAFFEEDVTWLMVDSGHEVRGAGPVRAYLLELHSRMLSGEQRPLVVTDGHAILEGRSVNPGGGNGSGLAFCLVYDVGDERIAAMRCYGTLARLMPAGDEDGRPDHT; from the coding sequence GTGGCCGTGCACCGCACGCAGGACCTGATGGACCGGTACTTCGCGGCCATGGGCGCCGACGAGGACTTCTCCGCGTTCTTCGAGGAGGACGTCACCTGGCTGATGGTGGACAGCGGCCACGAGGTCCGCGGCGCCGGACCCGTCCGCGCCTACCTGCTCGAGCTGCACAGCAGGATGCTGAGCGGTGAGCAACGCCCGCTGGTGGTGACGGACGGTCACGCGATCCTGGAGGGGCGGTCGGTGAACCCCGGAGGCGGGAACGGGTCGGGCCTGGCCTTCTGCCTGGTGTACGACGTCGGCGACGAGCGCATCGCGGCCATGCGGTGCTACGGCACCCTCGCTCGCCTGATGCCCGCGGGCGACGAGGACGGACGGCCCGACCACACCTGA
- a CDS encoding ABC transporter ATP-binding protein, with the protein MAVIEAQQVTKRYPRVTALDGLDLTVGDGVTGLVGANGAGKSTLIKILLGLLPLTSGRARVFGHDVATDGATIRALVGYMPEHECLPADVSANDFVVHMGEMSGLPHPAARERAADVLRQVGLAEERYRPMGGYSTGMKQRAKLAQALVHDPRLVLLDEPTNGLDPRSRDDMLALVRKIGTEFGIAVLVTSHLLGELERVSDHVVVLDAGRLLRSSATTDYLHTTGTLLVEVLGGRRETEQLVQALVGAGVVAAVAGTMVEVEAADSSAHDTVRDLTVELGLGLVRMQERHHHIEDVFRDEEAGRVQPV; encoded by the coding sequence GTGGCGGTCATCGAGGCGCAGCAAGTCACCAAGCGGTACCCCCGGGTGACCGCGCTCGACGGTCTCGACCTGACCGTCGGCGACGGGGTCACCGGCCTGGTGGGCGCCAACGGGGCGGGCAAGTCGACGCTGATCAAGATCCTCCTCGGGCTCCTGCCGCTCACCAGCGGTCGGGCCCGGGTGTTCGGCCACGACGTGGCCACCGACGGCGCCACGATCCGGGCCCTCGTCGGCTACATGCCCGAGCACGAGTGCCTCCCCGCCGACGTCTCCGCCAACGACTTCGTGGTGCACATGGGCGAGATGTCGGGCCTGCCGCACCCCGCGGCGCGCGAGCGGGCGGCCGACGTGCTGCGGCAGGTCGGCCTGGCCGAGGAGCGGTACCGCCCCATGGGCGGCTACTCGACGGGGATGAAGCAGCGGGCGAAGCTCGCCCAGGCCCTGGTGCACGACCCCCGCCTGGTCCTGCTGGACGAGCCGACCAACGGCCTGGACCCGCGGTCCCGGGACGACATGCTCGCGCTGGTGCGCAAGATCGGCACCGAGTTCGGCATCGCCGTGCTGGTCACCTCCCACCTGCTGGGCGAGCTGGAGCGGGTCAGCGACCACGTCGTGGTGCTGGACGCCGGACGGCTGCTCCGGTCCTCGGCCACCACCGACTACCTGCACACCACCGGCACGCTGCTGGTCGAGGTGCTGGGCGGCCGGCGGGAGACCGAGCAGCTGGTGCAGGCCCTGGTCGGCGCCGGCGTGGTGGCCGCCGTCGCCGGCACGATGGTCGAGGTCGAGGCCGCCGACAGCTCCGCCCACGACACCGTCCGTGACCTCACCGTGGAGCTGGGGCTCGGCCTGGTGCGGATGCAGGAACGCCACCACCACATCGAGGACGTGTTCCGCGACGAGGAGGCCGGCCGTGTCCAGCCCGTCTGA
- a CDS encoding ABC transporter ATP-binding protein: MSTLELDHVSRWYGNVVAVNDVSMTIGPGVTGLLGPNGAGKSTLIALMAGFLAPSVGSVTLDGRPLWRNEQIYRDIGLVPEPEALFDYLTGRQFVLANARLHGVPDPGAAAERALAVVEMSDAASRTIATYSKGMRQRVKMASALVHDPSVLLLDEPFNGMDPRQRLHLMELLRRMGGDGRTVLFSSHILEEVEQVARQIEVVVAGRHAASGDFGAIRRLMTDRPNRYVVRSADDRALARALLGDVSVRAVSLRPQGGVEVEATDFGRFSVALPRLARDLGVRLFEVSPTDESLESVFSYLVAS, translated from the coding sequence GTGAGCACCCTCGAGCTCGACCACGTCTCCCGCTGGTACGGCAACGTCGTCGCCGTCAACGACGTGTCGATGACGATCGGACCCGGGGTGACCGGCCTCCTCGGCCCGAACGGCGCCGGGAAGTCGACCCTGATCGCGCTGATGGCCGGCTTCCTCGCCCCCTCGGTGGGCAGCGTGACCCTCGACGGCCGGCCGCTGTGGCGCAACGAGCAGATCTACCGCGACATCGGCCTGGTGCCCGAGCCCGAGGCCCTCTTCGACTACCTCACCGGCCGGCAGTTCGTCCTCGCCAACGCCCGGCTGCACGGCGTCCCCGATCCCGGTGCCGCGGCGGAGCGGGCGCTCGCGGTGGTCGAGATGTCCGACGCCGCGTCCCGGACGATCGCCACCTACAGCAAGGGCATGCGGCAGCGGGTGAAGATGGCCTCGGCCCTGGTCCACGACCCCTCGGTCCTGCTGCTCGACGAACCCTTCAACGGCATGGACCCCCGGCAGCGGCTGCACCTCATGGAGCTGCTCCGACGGATGGGCGGTGACGGACGGACCGTCCTCTTCAGCTCCCACATCCTCGAGGAGGTCGAGCAGGTGGCCCGACAGATCGAGGTGGTGGTGGCCGGTCGGCATGCGGCGTCCGGCGACTTCGGGGCCATCCGTCGCCTGATGACGGACCGGCCCAACCGCTACGTGGTGCGGTCAGCCGACGACCGCGCCCTCGCCCGGGCGCTCCTGGGGGACGTGTCGGTCCGGGCCGTGTCGCTGCGACCACAGGGGGGCGTCGAGGTGGAGGCCACCGACTTCGGGCGGTTCAGCGTCGCCCTCCCCCGGCTGGCGCGGGACCTCGGTGTCCGGTTGTTCGAGGTGTCGCCCACCGACGAGTCGCTGGAGAGCGTCTTCTCCTACCTGGTCGCGTCATGA
- a CDS encoding ABC transporter permease, translated as MTAPVADKGTRAAAPTGSGGPVNTTVAWLGLRSLFGRRRGVLLVVLPVVLLALAVLVRVLVDGSAGAPDLLHQLGLVVVVPLVALIATTGVLSSEIDDGSVVYLLAKPLSRLTIVVSKLLVASGCVLVFAAAPLLVAGLVLRPDAPRLALGFAVGGLAGGLTYCALFALASVLTRHAVVVGLVYVLIWEGLLGGLLDGIRWLSVTWWSAAITDEITGGPALVEKMSLTYAVAATVVVVLGASWLASHRLRGYNYTADE; from the coding sequence ATGACCGCCCCGGTCGCCGACAAGGGCACGAGGGCCGCGGCCCCGACCGGCAGCGGCGGGCCGGTCAACACGACGGTGGCGTGGCTCGGGCTGCGCAGCCTGTTCGGTCGGCGCCGCGGCGTCCTGCTCGTCGTCCTGCCCGTGGTGCTGCTGGCGCTGGCCGTCCTGGTGCGCGTGCTGGTGGACGGCAGCGCCGGGGCGCCCGACCTCCTCCACCAGCTCGGGCTCGTCGTGGTCGTGCCGCTGGTGGCCCTCATCGCGACCACCGGGGTGCTCAGCTCGGAGATCGACGACGGATCGGTGGTCTACCTGCTGGCCAAGCCGCTCTCCCGGCTGACGATCGTGGTCAGCAAGCTGCTCGTGGCCTCCGGCTGCGTGCTCGTGTTCGCGGCAGCGCCGCTGCTGGTCGCCGGGCTGGTCCTGCGGCCCGACGCACCGCGGCTCGCCCTCGGCTTCGCGGTCGGCGGCCTCGCCGGTGGTCTGACCTACTGCGCGCTCTTCGCGCTGGCCTCGGTCCTCACCCGGCACGCGGTCGTCGTCGGGTTGGTCTACGTCCTGATCTGGGAGGGTCTGCTCGGCGGGCTGCTGGACGGCATCCGCTGGCTGAGCGTGACCTGGTGGTCGGCCGCGATCACCGACGAGATCACCGGCGGCCCGGCCCTGGTCGAGAAGATGAGCCTGACCTACGCCGTCGCGGCCACGGTCGTGGTCGTCCTCGGCGCCAGCTGGCTGGCCAGCCACCGGCTGCGGGGCTACAACTACACCGCTGACGAGTAG
- a CDS encoding dihydrofolate reductase family protein has translation MSLPGILGLPSSDPTHPRSEEDSEVRDPWVTAMWGPPATVVSTTLDAPLDRPDATVEHGDAVDVVARLKEESDVPLRSHGSLSMNRALMAAGLVDHVQVTLFPVITGETGLDPVFGGAADVDLELLESRTPDGHVLELTYRPTLH, from the coding sequence ATGAGTCTGCCGGGGATCCTCGGTCTGCCCTCCAGCGACCCGACCCACCCGAGGAGCGAGGAGGACTCCGAGGTCCGCGACCCCTGGGTCACCGCGATGTGGGGCCCGCCCGCCACGGTGGTGTCGACGACCCTGGACGCCCCGCTCGACCGGCCCGACGCGACCGTCGAGCACGGAGACGCCGTCGACGTCGTCGCCCGCCTCAAGGAGGAGTCGGACGTGCCGTTGCGCTCGCACGGCAGCCTCTCGATGAACCGGGCCCTGATGGCTGCCGGCCTCGTCGACCACGTCCAGGTGACCCTCTTCCCGGTGATCACCGGGGAGACGGGGCTGGACCCGGTCTTCGGGGGAGCAGCCGACGTCGACCTGGAGCTGCTCGAGAGCCGGACCCCGGACGGCCACGTCCTCGAGCTCACCTACCGTCCCACCCTGCACTGA
- a CDS encoding dihydrofolate reductase family protein translates to MAKLIYAMITSLDGYAEAAEGDLGLGAEDEEVHTFIDDTFRHVGTYLYGRRMYETMVFWETAHTDPDAPPHIVRYARGWQAAEKVVYSTTLPAVSSARTRVERSFDPDAVRRLKAEAEQDLSVDGPTLAAQAIAAGLVDEYHLFITTSVVGGGKRFFPDGVRLDLQLVEERAFATGLVYARYRTR, encoded by the coding sequence ATGGCCAAGCTCATCTACGCGATGATCACCTCGCTCGACGGCTACGCGGAGGCGGCGGAGGGCGACCTCGGTCTGGGAGCCGAGGACGAGGAGGTCCACACCTTCATCGACGACACCTTCCGCCACGTCGGCACGTACCTCTACGGCCGGCGGATGTACGAGACGATGGTGTTCTGGGAGACCGCCCACACCGATCCCGACGCGCCGCCGCACATCGTGCGGTACGCCCGCGGCTGGCAGGCGGCCGAGAAGGTCGTGTACTCCACGACGCTCCCGGCGGTGTCCAGCGCGAGGACGAGGGTCGAGCGGTCCTTCGACCCGGACGCGGTGCGCAGGCTCAAGGCCGAGGCGGAGCAGGACCTCAGCGTGGACGGCCCGACCCTCGCGGCCCAGGCGATCGCCGCTGGTCTGGTGGACGAGTACCACCTCTTCATCACCACGAGCGTGGTCGGCGGCGGCAAGCGGTTCTTCCCGGACGGGGTGCGCCTCGACCTCCAGCTGGTCGAGGAGCGGGCCTTCGCCACGGGCCTCGTCTACGCGCGCTACCGGACCCGCTGA
- a CDS encoding AAA family ATPase — protein MGTRNYLVEGLSGTGKTSVCDELQRRGHHAVHGDRELAYQGDPETGEPVEGGGHEHHLWDVGRVRALAADQTAAVTFFCGGSRNFATFLDLFDGVFVLEVDLATLNRRLDERPDDAWGGGRPTERARIVHWHQTGGDVPDGVVIDATAPVEQVVDEILRRCQAGAQPRSAGRSGQPRHRGTGAGR, from the coding sequence ATGGGGACGAGGAACTACCTGGTCGAAGGCCTCTCCGGCACCGGCAAGACGTCCGTCTGCGACGAGCTGCAGCGGCGCGGCCACCACGCCGTCCACGGCGACCGCGAGCTCGCCTACCAGGGCGACCCGGAGACGGGCGAACCGGTGGAGGGCGGCGGGCACGAGCACCACCTGTGGGACGTCGGCAGGGTCAGGGCCCTGGCCGCCGACCAGACGGCGGCGGTCACCTTCTTCTGCGGGGGCTCGAGGAACTTCGCGACGTTCCTCGACCTGTTCGACGGCGTCTTCGTCCTGGAGGTCGACCTCGCCACGCTGAACCGGCGCCTGGACGAGCGACCCGACGACGCGTGGGGTGGGGGGAGGCCGACGGAGCGCGCGCGGATCGTGCACTGGCACCAGACGGGGGGAGACGTCCCGGACGGCGTCGTGATCGACGCCACCGCCCCGGTCGAGCAGGTCGTCGACGAGATCCTGCGGCGCTGCCAGGCCGGTGCGCAGCCCCGCAGCGCCGGCCGCAGCGGCCAGCCCCGACACCGGGGAACCGGCGCCGGTCGATGA
- a CDS encoding class F sortase, which translates to MARLLVTTRRSPLRPRDVRVARVLAAAALALVGVVLLGAGLAGTPAPPPTVLAPPVATPPSTPGPSPGTVRRPAPSTPAREVGDRISGPVLPDSEPASLTIPDLDLRSPLVDLGLDADGALEVPQDPGRAGWFARGAAPGALGPAVIAGHVTWDGAPAVFHRLAALRRGDAVLVTRDDGRTAEFTVTRVAQFAKSQFPTDAVYGPIDHAGLRLITCGGTYDAARHRYLDNVVVFARLSATRGPRP; encoded by the coding sequence GTGGCCCGGCTGCTGGTGACGACCCGGCGTAGCCCGCTCCGTCCCCGCGACGTCCGCGTGGCGCGGGTCCTCGCGGCGGCCGCACTCGCGCTGGTGGGGGTGGTGCTCCTGGGCGCCGGCCTCGCCGGGACCCCGGCCCCCCCACCCACGGTCCTCGCCCCACCCGTCGCCACCCCGCCGTCGACGCCCGGCCCTTCGCCGGGGACCGTCCGACGTCCCGCCCCCAGCACCCCTGCACGCGAGGTCGGGGACCGGATCAGCGGTCCGGTGCTGCCGGACTCCGAGCCGGCCTCCCTGACGATCCCGGACCTCGACCTCCGTTCCCCGCTGGTCGACCTGGGCCTCGACGCCGACGGCGCCCTGGAGGTGCCGCAGGACCCGGGGCGGGCCGGCTGGTTCGCCCGCGGCGCCGCGCCCGGTGCGCTGGGGCCCGCGGTCATCGCGGGGCACGTGACCTGGGACGGCGCCCCCGCGGTCTTCCACCGGCTGGCCGCTCTGCGCCGGGGCGACGCCGTGCTCGTCACCCGTGACGACGGCAGGACGGCCGAGTTCACGGTGACCCGGGTCGCCCAGTTCGCCAAGTCCCAGTTCCCGACGGACGCCGTCTACGGCCCCATCGACCACGCCGGGCTGCGGCTGATCACCTGCGGTGGCACCTACGACGCCGCCCGGCACCGCTACCTCGACAACGTCGTCGTCTTCGCCCGGCTGTCGGCGACGCGCGGGCCCCGGCCCTAG
- a CDS encoding serine/threonine-protein kinase has translation MEHPDIGGLEGWRLLAHGRSAAVWEARQPALDRRVAVKVCTGPVDETVQQAFLRLTARAARLAWHPGVVTVHDAGVLPGGRPYVVEDLVTGGALARWLELPERCGQERVRRLGAVVADALATAHAAGVVHGRVSPGNILLDEHDDPVLVDFGAAVVHAAGRDGRSSAEPGYAAPEARRGAGAAGDVYGLAATLYALLTGQPPPQSVGPRRAARSSGRVAVPPLWDVQPALRASLVAALDGDPAARPSALELRDRLRGRSEPVGSAVDSSAAPARSRRRAGVLVGSVALVLVTTGGAWLLGGPASSGPPATRATSPAPDPAAGAPQGGLASTPAGVRLALLPPAGPAEPFKAVQLRGTHSGGTGSTFLRVQRWERGTWRAFPLPTRADGTGWFTTYVELGQPGRYRLRVLDPEAGVASEPVLLVVGQA, from the coding sequence GTGGAGCACCCGGACATCGGCGGGCTGGAGGGGTGGCGGCTGCTCGCCCACGGTCGGAGCGCCGCGGTCTGGGAGGCGCGGCAGCCGGCCCTGGACCGTCGGGTGGCGGTCAAGGTCTGCACCGGCCCCGTGGACGAGACCGTGCAGCAGGCGTTCCTGCGGCTGACGGCGCGGGCCGCCCGGCTGGCGTGGCACCCCGGCGTGGTCACCGTGCACGACGCCGGCGTGCTGCCCGGTGGACGGCCCTACGTCGTCGAGGACCTCGTCACCGGGGGAGCGCTGGCCCGCTGGCTGGAGCTCCCCGAGCGGTGCGGGCAGGAGCGGGTCCGCCGGCTGGGGGCGGTGGTCGCCGACGCGCTCGCCACCGCGCACGCCGCCGGGGTGGTGCACGGCCGCGTCAGCCCCGGCAACATCCTCCTCGACGAGCACGACGACCCGGTGCTGGTCGACTTCGGTGCGGCGGTGGTGCACGCGGCCGGGCGCGACGGGCGGTCGTCGGCCGAGCCGGGGTACGCGGCACCCGAGGCCAGGCGCGGGGCGGGAGCGGCCGGCGACGTCTACGGCCTCGCCGCCACCCTGTACGCGCTGCTGACCGGGCAGCCGCCCCCGCAGAGCGTCGGTCCGCGCCGCGCAGCGCGGTCGTCGGGCCGGGTGGCCGTCCCGCCGCTCTGGGACGTGCAGCCCGCCCTCCGGGCGTCGCTGGTGGCCGCGCTGGACGGTGATCCGGCGGCCCGGCCGAGTGCGCTCGAGCTGCGCGACCGCCTGCGGGGGCGGTCGGAGCCGGTGGGGTCGGCGGTCGACTCGTCGGCCGCCCCGGCCCGCTCCCGGCGTCGAGCGGGGGTGCTGGTCGGGTCCGTGGCGCTGGTCCTGGTCACCACGGGTGGGGCCTGGCTGCTCGGGGGCCCCGCGTCCTCGGGCCCGCCGGCGACCCGGGCGACCTCACCGGCCCCAGACCCGGCGGCCGGGGCCCCGCAGGGCGGTCTTGCGTCGACGCCCGCGGGCGTGCGGCTCGCGCTGCTGCCGCCGGCCGGACCGGCCGAGCCCTTCAAGGCCGTGCAGCTCCGCGGGACCCACAGCGGTGGGACGGGCAGCACCTTCCTGCGGGTCCAGCGCTGGGAGCGCGGCACCTGGCGCGCCTTCCCGCTGCCCACCCGGGCCGACGGCACCGGGTGGTTCACCACCTACGTGGAGCTCGGGCAGCCCGGCCGGTACCGGCTCCGGGTCCTCGACCCCGAGGCGGGCGTCGCCTCCGAGCCCGTCCTGCTCGTCGTGGGCCAGGCCTGA
- a CDS encoding acyl-CoA mutase large subunit family protein translates to MGGAPPPEAAGGASDDAAGRARWAAAYAAAHAAGGVRDDDATTLSGTEVDPVYGPPEDAVDPRLGRIGWPGEFPFTRGPHATGYRGRPWTIRQFAGFGDARQTNERYRALLAGGGGGLSVAFDLPTLMGLDSDDPRALGEVGHCGVAVDSAEDMDRLFAGIDLGAVTTSMTISGPAVPVFCLYLVAAERQGVDVAGLDGTLQTDIFKEYIAQKEWLFAPGPHLRLIGDLMEFCTSTIPAYKPLSVSGYHIREAGSTAAQELAYTLADGFGYVELGLSRGLDVDRFAPGLSFFFDAHIDFFEEIAKFRAARRIWARWLRDRYGATTARAQRLRFHAQTAGVSLTAQQPYNNVTRTALEALSAVLGGTSSLHTNALDETLALPTAESAEIALRTQQVIAEETGVTHVADPLGGSWYVEALTDRLEAEAERVFAAILERGERAVPGGRHPVGPMTSGLLQGIEDGWFTSEIAASAYRYQQQLEGGQKRVVGVNSHVDSVTAVPQTLRIGPEVETEQRRQLAERRARRDQPRVDAALTGLLVAARGDGNLVPPLLEAARAEATLGEMCGVLVREWGAYAEPPGF, encoded by the coding sequence ATGGGTGGTGCCCCGCCGCCGGAGGCTGCCGGCGGAGCCAGCGACGACGCGGCCGGCCGCGCTCGCTGGGCGGCCGCCTACGCGGCGGCCCACGCCGCCGGGGGCGTGCGGGACGACGACGCCACCACGCTCTCCGGCACGGAGGTGGACCCGGTCTACGGCCCGCCGGAGGACGCCGTCGACCCGCGGCTGGGGCGGATCGGCTGGCCGGGTGAGTTCCCCTTCACCCGCGGCCCGCACGCGACCGGCTACCGCGGCCGACCGTGGACCATCCGCCAGTTCGCCGGCTTCGGGGACGCCCGGCAGACCAACGAGCGCTACCGCGCCCTCCTGGCCGGTGGGGGCGGCGGGCTGAGCGTCGCCTTCGACCTCCCGACGCTGATGGGGCTGGACTCCGACGACCCGCGCGCGCTCGGGGAGGTCGGGCACTGCGGGGTCGCGGTGGACTCCGCGGAGGACATGGACCGGCTGTTCGCGGGGATCGACCTCGGCGCGGTGACGACGTCGATGACGATCTCGGGCCCGGCCGTCCCGGTGTTCTGCCTGTACCTCGTCGCCGCCGAGCGGCAGGGCGTCGACGTGGCCGGCCTGGACGGCACCCTGCAGACCGACATCTTCAAGGAGTACATCGCCCAGAAGGAGTGGCTCTTCGCCCCCGGACCGCACCTGCGGCTGATCGGCGACCTGATGGAGTTCTGCACCTCGACCATCCCCGCCTACAAGCCGCTGAGCGTGTCCGGCTACCACATCCGGGAGGCCGGCTCGACGGCTGCGCAGGAGCTGGCCTACACGCTCGCCGACGGGTTCGGCTACGTGGAGCTGGGGTTGTCGCGCGGGCTCGACGTCGACCGCTTCGCGCCGGGCCTCAGCTTCTTCTTCGACGCCCACATCGACTTCTTCGAGGAGATCGCGAAGTTCCGGGCCGCCCGCCGGATCTGGGCACGCTGGCTGCGGGACCGGTACGGGGCGACGACGGCCCGCGCCCAGCGGCTGCGGTTCCACGCCCAGACGGCCGGGGTCTCGCTGACCGCGCAGCAGCCCTACAACAACGTGACGCGGACGGCGCTGGAGGCGCTGTCGGCCGTGCTGGGCGGGACCAGCTCGCTGCACACCAACGCCCTCGACGAGACGCTCGCCCTCCCGACGGCGGAGTCCGCCGAGATCGCGCTGCGCACCCAGCAGGTGATCGCGGAGGAGACCGGGGTGACCCACGTGGCCGACCCGCTCGGCGGCTCGTGGTACGTCGAGGCGCTGACCGACCGGTTGGAGGCCGAGGCGGAGCGGGTCTTCGCGGCGATCCTGGAGCGCGGGGAGCGCGCCGTGCCCGGCGGCCGGCACCCGGTCGGGCCGATGACCTCTGGGCTGCTGCAGGGCATCGAGGACGGCTGGTTCACCAGCGAGATCGCCGCCTCGGCCTACCGCTACCAGCAGCAGCTCGAGGGCGGCCAGAAGCGGGTGGTCGGGGTGAACAGCCACGTCGACTCCGTCACCGCGGTGCCGCAGACCCTGCGGATCGGGCCGGAGGTGGAGACCGAGCAGCGACGGCAGCTGGCCGAGCGCCGGGCGCGGCGGGACCAGCCGCGGGTCGACGCCGCCCTGACGGGGCTGCTCGTCGCCGCGCGCGGCGACGGCAACCTGGTGCCACCGCTGCTGGAGGCCGCCCGGGCCGAGGCGACGCTGGGTGAGATGTGCGGCGTGCTGGTCCGGGAGTGGGGCGCCTACGCGGAGCCTCCGGGGTTCTGA
- a CDS encoding CBS domain-containing protein, whose amino-acid sequence MRISDILGAKGADVVHIGPDAPVRALVALLRAHNLGAVVVSTDGRTIAGIVSERDVIRQLADGADVLDQPVRSVMSADVHRSTPHDSVRSVMETMTERRVRHVPVVDEQDRLVGIVSIGDLVKSQISELEFERDQLEGYVSGAGAGHG is encoded by the coding sequence ATGCGGATCTCGGACATCCTCGGCGCGAAGGGCGCCGACGTCGTGCACATCGGCCCGGACGCCCCCGTCCGTGCGCTGGTCGCGCTGCTGCGCGCGCACAACCTGGGGGCGGTCGTGGTCTCCACCGACGGCCGGACCATCGCCGGGATCGTGTCCGAGCGCGACGTCATCCGGCAGCTGGCCGACGGCGCCGACGTGCTCGACCAGCCCGTCCGCAGCGTGATGAGCGCCGACGTGCACCGCAGCACCCCCCACGACAGCGTCCGCTCGGTGATGGAGACCATGACCGAGCGGCGGGTCCGGCACGTGCCGGTGGTCGACGAGCAGGACCGGCTGGTCGGCATCGTGAGCATCGGCGACCTGGTGAAGTCCCAGATCTCCGAGCTCGAGTTCGAGCGCGACCAGCTGGAGGGCTACGTCTCGGGAGCCGGCGCCGGACACGGATGA